Genomic DNA from Podospora pseudoanserina strain CBS 124.78 chromosome 4, whole genome shotgun sequence:
aggtgatgatgacaacGAGCTGCCAGGAGCAATGCTGGACCCCCTGATGGGCATATTGACACGCACCCCTCAGCAGGCTGTCGTCAAGTACGCCAAGCCCTTCCCCTTTGAGAAGCTCCCCGGGTTCATCCAGTTTGACATCTTCAAGAAAGTCCTCTTCAAAGACGGTCAGCTGATCCACTGCGTCTCCCGACTGGAcgccttccaccccccttccaccttcccccccgaggaagagctggagcGACGGTCTGGACTGCGgcacttcttcttctggggtCCGGAAAAAGACTGCTGTGTCAACACCGACGGCCACGAACCCGCCGAGGTGCTCGCTTTACTCCAAGGCTCCAAACGGTTCCTCTTTCTGGGCACGCACGTCTTCTACGGGCTCAACACCTTTGCCTTTTCATCCCTGGGCGAGTTTCATCGCTTCTGTCAGGGGAGCGGGGttgcgagggtggagaggattCAGCATGTTGAGATTGTCTGGACGGGCAACCAGCACCTCACGGCACCGACATACAGGCGGGTGGCGGCgaatggcgaggaggttggcgcgCCCATGGTGCCGTTCTCGCGGAGGACTCACGCGTTGAGCTGGCTGGTTGAtatgaagaggttgaagacgCTGGTGGTGCATATCAATGAGTCGCAGAAGAGTTGTATGCGGAGGGGGACGGAGCACCCGGCTATGAAGAGGCTGCTGGGGAACAAGACCAAGGGGCAGCCTAATTACAGGATGAATAGGGCTTTGAGGACGGTTCAAGGGGTGGATTATATTTACCAGCTCAGGGGGATGGAACGGGTGAAGTGGTATGATTTGAACAAGGCGGTCCGctcgggtggtggggtgaggcacgaggtggaggattggAGTTTTGAGAGGGATATTGAGACTGTGGTCGCCATGCCCAAGGTGCCAATTAGGGCCGAGGGGAGTCGGTTAGAGAAGCTGAGGAGGCTGGTTGGAAGGGGTTcgtttggggatgatgaggaggatggcgataggggtgatggtggtggaggaggagggaatggtggtgggagtgatggcggtggtggcggagcTAATGCGAGCCAGGGCCAGTGGAAGCCACTCGAGAAAGACTGGGAGCTCGTGAGGGATACCTACAATCTGGAGAACGGCCGCTGCTCGTACGATGAGCtcagagagggaggaagtaGGGAGTATGATGCCGATGTGGCCAGCTTCGCGCTGGGAAGCAGcaggggtggaggaggaagaagaggaggtggaatGGCTAGAGGGAGGCGTTCAGGGAGCGTTGCAACGCACACAACCACTACAGGCTACACATCGAACCTATCCACCAGGATCTCAAACCTGTCATCCAGGCTCTCACAACTCCACTCCAACTCTTCAAACCTTGCTCGCCCTCCCTCGATTGCCCACTCCAGGGCCAGCTCGCCGCTCTTTGTAGGCAGCTCAGATGACGACAGCGAGCTGGTCATCCTAGACTCGGGGCCCATGTCCTTCAACAGAACCACCGAAGCCGCCGACGGAGAGCGCTTACGAGCCATGCTAGACGAtctcctccccgccaacccctcTGCTCAAGGTAGCATGCAAACCTCTCATTCAACAGCCCCAAGAcgctccaccaccacttcctccctcttcgtcAGCGGCTACAACACCCCTCTTATCAAAAACTCCAGCACACCAACTCCTCAAGCTCCCCCAAGAACCCCCTCAATGTCAGCCTTGCCCCCTGGCATcgcccaaccccccagcGGCGGGCTCTTCGTCACCCCTCGCCCCTCcgctcccactcctccccgcctggcaccatcaacaccctccatACAGCGGGAGTCatccacccccgtccccatAATCCACCCCTCTAGGTCAGGGGAGCAGATCGATCTCACCCATGACGACGACGCGTCCGAAATCGTGGATTTGACCGAGCAAAACGACGAGGACACCGACGATGACAAGGACAGTGTCATCTCCAGCGATAGTGACGACGATTCCGacaacgaggaggaggagacacCCGAAGCGAACCTGCTCAGAACACCACCTCCTAGCTCACGCAAGAAGCGGGGGCTCGATGATCCAGGGGGTGAGGACGAGGGTAGCCCCAGTaagagggcgaggaatgAATAAATGGGAGTTGAAAAGGGGGTAAATGGGTGGGAATGGGACTGATTTTCATATTGATATGCGTTGATTTGTTGCTTCATATAGGAGACGTTGCATTTAACGGGATATCATGTGCCAAATAGGGGCAAAAAGGGGTGTTATTATCATGTATGCTGCGTGGGATGGGAGTTAACGTTGAAATTTCATGGGATTTATAGGTCATTTATTTGGGGGGGGAGTTCATGTAATTAGTTTATATTACCTAACGGGGTTTTACCAATAACAAAAATGCGTTGATTTACAAATATTCTGCTATGATCGTGACTAACAAAATCATTTTGTTACGAGTATAAAAAAGTAGAGACAAGCAAAAAAATCCAAGTTAAACGTGAATGGAAAAAGAATGAAATATCACATGTGCCCACAGCCAGAATCGAACTGACGACCTCATCATTACTAGTGATGCGCTCTACCACTGAGCCATGCGGGCCTATTGGTTGTTATTGTTGTACTACCTACCCCACCCACGCCTTATCATTGTAACCATTCCTCCATCCTTTGCTCCACCACCCCTATACCTCCCCCCTttacctccccccttttgcCCTCCGCGTTCATTCCTCCGACCCACCATAGCTCTCGCACCACCGCCTTCCctcacagcaacaccacatACTACCAGCTCACACAAAATCACAACGCAACGCATACATTCACCATCAGTTACGTACCAAACCCTCACCCCATATCAAACAAAAATTGAATACACATCCCTCCTAATACCCAGCCCCCCTATAATAATTCCCCGCCGCATCATCCCCACCTCCAGCAACCTGCGCACTAGGCGGAACATAAGCCTTatacctcccctcccctccccctcccccagcagcggcaccaccaccagcaccagcagcaccctccccaatccGACTAGGTAACCCCTGCCGAGCATCAAACGCCGGCCCGCTCGGCTTCAACGGCGGAGGCGACATCGTGGTCACCGGCACCGCCGGCCTTGACGTGTACGGACTATCCGGTGCACCACCATATCCCTCACCTCCATACTGCCCACCCGCattcgcagcagcagcataaTAAGGATTGGTCTGCACTCCCCCGGGAACAGCCGGCGGGGGAGCACCCGGAGCACTCGGAGCACTCGGCGCACTTGGGCTGGCAGCCGCATAAGGATCGTCATTGTTGTTGGCGCTATAAAACGAAGCGTATGACCCGCTCGGATTATGATGCGCCGCAACAGGCGAGTCATAAACCGATGTGGACAACTCCTGCGGCCCTCCATAACTTTGCGGACGAGGGTTACCACCCGGGCCCCCTGTTGACGGGGACTGATAAGCCGTGTACTGcccctgaggaggaggcgacaCAGAAGTCTGGATCGGGGCCGGCTGCTGCCCGCTAGATGGCACCCTCTGTTCGTTCGGACGTTGAGGGTatccctgctgctgctgtggcgcttgctgctgctgaggaggttgtggtggtgcctgttgctgaggcgcctgtggtggtgcttgatTTGGCTGGGATGGAATCTCCGCACCCGCGAAATACACCGGTGCAGGAGTTCCCGTCTGAGGAGGACGCTGGAAGTtgggagaaggtgaggatggtggataTTGAGATGATTCTACTCGTATATACAAATCAGCTGTTGCTCAGTTCTAGTTTCGCGATCCCTCCTAAGCGCCAAACTCGGCCAATGCCGTACCTTGTTGAGCAGGGGCAGGAGTGTAGAATCTCTGCGGGTCTTGAGGACCAGATGGACCAGGAGCGTAGCCCTGGCCGGCAGGAGGATACCCTCCAGGAATCTGTGGGCGCATCGCGTATTGGTGATACGTGGGACCAGGAGGGTGAGACATGGACGACTCAAGCAGAGCCTCATAGTCTCTCCTAGCCTTGATGAACTTTTCATTCAGCTGCGTAAAGTCATCTGCACACCCAGTTAGCCAATCCCCATTCGAAAACCCTCCTGGAATGCCATACCTTTCTTCTGAGAGTACTTCTCAATCAGCTTGATAAGCTTAGGCCGAATGGCCAACGTCTGGTGATAGAGCTTCTGTGTCGCAAAGTCAGCCTCccactctccaccctccaaaATCCAGCCCAACATACCGATATCTCCTcgttatcctcctccctcggcccAGTATTGCTCGCACTCAACAACGTCAACAACTTCTCCACATTCTTGATCTCAGCAaacacctccgcctccatctGCGCCTCCCTCTGCAGCTCATCCGGCGTGGGATCGGTCAACTTCTCCACATAATTCAAGGGAAAAATGCCCGTTTTCCCCTTCAAtgaacccctccaccaatcCTTATACACACTCTCCAACACGGCAATCACATCCCCCTTCTTGaactccaactcccccgGCTCCGACGGCAAGAAATCGTACAaagccctcaccctcgacaCCGTCGCCGCCGTAGTTCCAGAAGCAACCGGCTGGATCGGCgctgccgcctcctcctgctgctgctgctgctgcccctgctgttgttgttgctgaccCGCACCGGCACTCCCACTggggccagcagcagccgaactacccccaccaactcccttccccttcttcctctcctcctcctgcaagCTCAGCTTGAGCGCCATCtgcaactcctcctcctccttctgcctATCCACCTCAGTCAAGCTATTCTTCTGCGGCGCGCTAGGAGGGTGCAGCGTGGGGTTGCTCTGCTTCAGGCGATAGTAAGCATCGTACATGATCCCCAGATCCGGATCAGACTTGAACATGTCGCTCCAGtccttcatcctctccagaATCTTCGCCTTGACTTGATTGTGCGTGTTCCGGTCGTTGGCCAGTTTGAGAAGGGCATCGGTAAACGCGCGGGAGGAGAGCTCGCGGTGCATGTTCTTTCCACAATTTTGGGAGAGGGCGTTTGCGACCTGCACAGGTAAATCATTACTTGTTAGCAAAGGGGCcaagtgtgtgtgtatgtgcGAGTAACAAAAGCAAAATGATAACCCACCTCAAGAGTATACAACTGCACATTCGCATTCCGATGAGCCAGCCTCTTAATCATGCTCTGCACCGCATCCTTGCTCCCATTAGCATCGCTCGCTACCCGGTCGCAAACCTCCATGATGGCTCCCCAGTCCTCGGAAGTAAGATTCTCATCCGTGGCCTTGTCTATTGTTCACTTGGTCAGCATCCCATTTCATCAATCATggacagaaaagaaagacatACTAATGGCCTCATCATACGGcccggccgccgccgctcgGAACATGCTGGGCGAATGTGTTGCTAAGCTTGCTATCCCTGGCAGAAAAGGCCGATGCGACTcgatcaaaaagaaaactctTGTGCTATCCCAACCCTTCGGCAGAGAAGATGCGCGGTTTTTTGTCTAGGGTTGGCGGTTTCGGCGTTGctggtaggtggtggtgaaaggTTCCGGAAAGGAAGCTCTGACGTCGGCGTTCGATTGCTTGCTCCAGGTACGGGGACGGATAAGCTCCCCCGCTTCCCGCCCGTCAGTTCGTCGCTGTTCTTTCTGTCTGGTCTTTTGGCTCGTCTCGCCAGGAACTGGATAGTATTGCTTTTTGCTGGAAAGACTGATATCTCAAACGGAGGATATCCTCTCTAGGTGCGGTGTATTAATTGCACAAGGTTGGTATCGATGATGATCAAAGGTCAAGGTTCAAGGTCAAGTGGGCAGTGCGCATGTGCCGCGTGGTTGGTCAGGCCTCCCACCAAGAGCATGGTATGGTTACGTAAATACTGCCGCGCACTGCACGCTTACCAGCAGCATCACATGTAAGATACAGTAAAAGCCGTAACAACAGCCGCCGCTTCAACTTGCCGCCCCCCCATTGCGTATGCAGCTTGCGCAGCCACGAAAAGAAAACTCCATCCTGGCCGACAGCTCTTGGACATGTCAAGCTAGCACATGGCAGATTTCCTCTCGAGGTGTCTTGGCCAAAAGCCAGACACCTACCATTCTCTATCACTCATACATAATCAAGGAAGCAACAATATCAGATCAGATGAACCATGAGGAACAACGTAAAATTGGGAGCTATGtccacacacatacacacacaccctcccccaccagaTCATATACAATACAATAATAGAAATATATGGTGTATACAAATGCCATTTGTAAATACACCTCATGCTGATGCTCCATGCATCCTCCATCTCTATCGCTTCCAAACATCCATGTGCTCGCTCCGATGCTATGCcgttcctcttcttgctgtcTGTTTGGTTTTCACAATCTCTTtgccacccacccatcccaacctcaccaatCCCCTATATCCCTAACATCTCATTCTTTCTGGAAACATAACtcaaaacaaaccaaacccCCATGTTAAAAAGCAATCGCTCGCTGTTGTTCCTGTCCTGATCGTCCCCCTAGTCCCCCATAACATACAATCCACTTTGCAACGCcagagaaacaaaaaggTAGCCCACAGTTGACATGACCAATCAAACAACCCAAGAAAAGATCATGACCATCCTTTCCTCAAAACTCCTCGCAACCCCGGTTCCCGTTCATTACTTCCGTCCTCtaggctcctcctcccaggtCCCAATTCACTCAGTTCAAAGAGCAACGGCTCTTCCGTCGGACCATCCACACTGGTGCCCAGCCTCGCCGATGAAAATGAGTTTGGCCTATTCGTCCTGACGGGATATCGCACGCCCCGACCACCGAAAGGACTGGCGATAGCCGCCGGCGGCACATCTCCTAGACTCTCACTCCCATCCTTGTTTCCCGCGCTACTGCCTTCTGCCGCAGTAGAACTCTGCCCGCCTGCACCTCCCTGATAGGCAAGCAGCGTGCTCAATGTCGGTACATCCTTGTCTGCACCCGCCTCAACACTGGCGCTGCGCTGGCCAGGATACGAATCCACATCAGCCGCCAGCGAACGGTGCTGCTGCACCACCGAGCTAGATCGCCGGTTCGGGTTGCCCACATGGTACAACCTGGGCGATAGCGGAATGTCAATAGCACCCGTGCCTCGCCCGCCCTCCTGCGCGACAGGAGTCTCCATATCTTCGGcttcgtcttcctcggcaaCAGTGACACCAGAACTCCTACCAGCACGGCGGGTCACCTGCCCCGGAGCTTGATAATCAATAATAGAATTCTCACTCAGCCGAGACGGAATCGCTGGCGTGTGAGGGGTGTGTGGCGAGAGTGGCTTGCCAGGAGAGGTAGACGTCGACATGGAAGCCGGGTTTGCCATGCTGGGCACGTTGCCGAGTTGGCGGCTTGACGTGCTGGAAGAACGCTGCAGATGCATCGACGACGCCATCGAGTCTGTCAGGACATTGTTCGTTTCCCGCATCATCTGATACTTGGACAGCTGGTTGGCCGTCCTCTTGGAGGCCGAGGACTCGCCCTTGCTGTTGACCTCAAAGCTTTTGAGCGTCTTGTGGCTGTCCAGGGCCTTGAGAAATTCCGAGATGTTATCGTCATCAGTCACAAAAGAACCCGAGCTGGCGATACCTCCGGCTTCGGTCAGAAGGCCCGATCCAGGTTGAGCGGATGATGACAAGCTCTGCTTCCCGCTGCTGGCCTGATCGTCATCGCCCCTGCTCTGCCCGCCAAATGAAAGGCGCCCTCGTCGGTGAGTaaagctgctgctgtacCGGTTCCCAGGCTTGGGCGATCCCGACACCACAGGTACATCCTGTGGAGGTACAGAGGGACCCCGCAATGATGCAGCCATTCCGGCTGTCAGCGATGATCGATTGCCAGACCGACTAAACTGGCTGAGTCCTGACGGGCGCGATAGTGATTGCGGGGACGGTGGCACGTCTGCATCCGCAAGTCTGGGAGAGCCTGAAACTGAGCCAGCTTTGAACGGCTGGAAAGAAACGGATGGCCTCCGAGAGCTTTCCTCCCCAGTTCTCAACGGAGGTCGGGTCAGAGCGCCACGGATAGGTAACGAATGTGGCGCACTTGGCCGCTCCACGCTGGCTGAAGTAGACTCTGATGGGGAGCTCGTGTCGGATCCAATAGGGCGGACCTGTCTCAGTGCAGTGATGGGGCTTGTTCCCAGCGCCCCTTCGCCATGGAAGGTGGACAGACTGCCATACGTCTGCTGGGGACCCGGCGTTTCACGACCGAGCCTGTGAGCTGGGAGCGAGCCCGGCTCGGCATACGAGTCCGATCTTCCATGCCTGCGTGACCGGTGCTGAATGGTTGGCCTAAAGAagttctcctccaccatgaAGCGCGAGCTCAGCAACGATTCTGAAGCGTCTACCCGAAAGTTGCAATCGTTTCGATAAGTGACCGAGGCGGAAAATCGGCCCACGGGGATGTCAAGATCTCCAAAATCATATGTGgtcaccgcctccctcccatctccctcgtGGAGTGGCTGTCGTAATGGGTCATATGTGGTGAGATACTCGGGCTCTGCAGTCGACACCCGACACTTGACTTGCAGTGCCGGATGGACTCCCTTGGCGAGCGCTTGTTGCGAGTACTTCCAGCAGGGCGTGACGCGTGTTGCCATAAAAAGTGTGCGAAAGAACATGATGGCCCTCTTGTATAATGTCGGTAATGTTGGGGCAAAATCGCCAAGGCCGTTTGTTGATAAATCTTTGAGCTCGATCGCCCACCGCTCCAGGACGACCTCGGTATTCTGCGCTCGCGGTCGTCGGCTTCCAAATCCATCGTCACTTGTTTCTGAAGGATTCAGGGCTTCCAAAACATCCCACCTCTTTCCGTTGTCGTCGATGAGCACCAGGCTCTGGCTGCTATTTAAGCTGGAGGCATCGATGTACGTCTCGATGACTAGGGGCGGCGGAGGGCTCTCGAACGAGCCGGACGTCTTGTATACCCGAAGTTCATGCCGAAAATCGTCGGTATCGTCGGTGTCTATAGAAAACTGGTTGCTGTCAGCGGGAGTATATCACATGCAAAACAACCTGTCCGGCCGTAACTTACCCATTTGTTCACCACCTTGGTCCCATCGGCGTTCCGGCGGGAAGTCGGCCCAAGGCTCACGCGAGACCCTAGAATGAGCACAGCGGCTTTGAGGTAGAAGTTCTGTCATGATATCAGCCTTGTCCTGTCCTCCCCTTTCCACACCCACGTACCTGGATGATCTggtccagcttcttgatggtctCCCGGGGGGTATCGGCGCCAGAAGATGCCGGAGGACTGCCCGGGGCTGCGGCGTCCGAGCCGGTGCGGATGCGGTCCCTCGGGTTGTTGGTACGTGTGGGGTTTGTCTGGGGAGAAGATGCGGGGGAGGACACCCGGGGCGGGTGACGGGATTGTTGATGCATTGCTGCGGCTAAGAATGGAGGTTGGGGTCGGGACAATGGACTTTACATCGGTACGGGGATATTGTgtagtaggtaggtaggtaggtaggttgttgatgtgttgtAATGTTGCAGGATGGCTATCGAGAAAAAGTCAAGGTCAAGCAAGTGGTGCCGAGTGTTGTTTGTCAAGAAGTTCGGATCGAGACAGATGTGGAGGTGGATAAtggatggtggatgggtggatgTTTAGGTGGGAGGGTTCCAGCGGGTGTTTGCATCCATCGTTTGAGGCGGCGAGATAGGTCAGGATGGGAAGTTTGAGAAAGAGGGGATGATGGCCCAAGGCGGATttcagggggaggggaaaaggaggatgctggttggcggtgacggtgacggtgacggcgacggcgacaaAGTGATAAGTGGTCAAGTCCCAGTCCCAAGGCAGACGGCCGGCTGAGGCTCTAGGGCTCCCCCAGTGTGGTTCCACGTAGTAGGCAACGGGAGCGTGCAGCTGCAACGAGAGAGGCACGAAACTGTCTGTCTTTTTTTACAGAGAATGTCGTGCGCTCTTCTTCCGATAACGACAGTCACCTCAGTCACCTCAAAGTCATAAACAGACGGCGATGTCGGAAGAGAACCCACGGTTAACACGGTCGATGCGCCAGGCGATCGAGATAAGGATTGACTCCCTCACTTGTTCCTGGCTGCATCGACTAACGTAAGCAGGCACCTCGTGGTCAAGGAACAAGGGTTCTTTGGCAGGAAGCTTAGCCCAAAACGGGCGCTACAACAGACTGGCAGTCGTCTGTCAAGTGCCAGCATAACGGGGAGCTTACAGCTGGCAGTTTTGgtctaccaccaccactatcTTTCAGTCATCAGTCCATCATCGGCTTTCTTTTCGGAGAGAACTCAACAAAAAGAGACAAGTgccgcccccccttccccgtgACCGTTGAAACTGGTGTGCTGGTATGTACATAGTGCAAGCCTCTCTTTCGTCATCACATCACGCAAAACCGCCAAGCACGACCAAGACGAGCGATGATGCAATGTAACTGGGTTGATTTCCTTATCTCGTATCATCGCTCATCGGCAGGCAAATGCACCTCGCTGCCAGCCTCCCGCTCACCACCTGCCTAGAGCTAATTCTCTTGTTTTGACTTTAAAAACATTGAGATGCCTAGATCCTTTGCATATATTTTCTGCAGTCTTGGTCCTGAGCCGTTCTCCGCTGACAGATAAATATCGATGGCTGGGAACTCATTCACAAGAAGCTTCAGTCACCACTGGTTCTCTCCACAGTCCAACGTGTGGCATTTAAGTCTAGGTATCAGCCTCCAACGGCTTGCAGTCTTACGGTCTAAGAAGTTGCCTGGTCACCAGTAACCTGTTGCCTCCTCTCATTCCGAACTCACCAATGACCACACAACAAGTTGAGCCTCTACCAGTCTTATCACGATATCTCTTCTCTGTGCTCTCTTTTCTCCAGGCATACAACAAAAACTCTCAGACCTCGAAACCCCAAAAGCATCCCCACCGGATTACCCCTTTCAGCCTCCGTATGGTGTGCCTGTGTCAGTCTCTGGATCAACCTCGCACTGCATTGGACACAAGACACACCTGCCTCCCCGAACCACTGGTCAATGGACTCAACCAAGCCTTTCCACACCACAATGTTAATTACTTCCCATGTCACACGTCACTCTTCTCTTGTCATACAGAACATAGAGAACCACCCATCGGCGATAAGGGAGATGAACCAGGCCTTACTTAGCCACTCACACTTCCCAAACAACTTGCACTTTTTACCCTCGGCAAAGATAGCCCACACCCAGCAAATAGGACCTCAATCCGATCTGAGGCTGTCCGTCCTGCATACCTCGTGCTTAGTTGTCCGTACATACATACAcgcaaacacacacacagcaaCCCATCACATGCCAGCCTTCTCTCATGCAAAACAACAAAGATATGCAATGCACCACAACGTGGGATTGTCCAAACCCTGAGTGGCAATTGACCAACAATTGGCATTCGGGAGAACCAGCCTAGGTAGACATTGGACAAATCAACCTTGCAGACCTAGCGTTTGGTAGCTAAGCCTCATATACAGGTAAGGTAAGGAAGATGGTCTCGGACAGCAAGAGTATATgcataggtaggtatgtgtTCGGACGTGCGTGGTATAATGCTAGATTTTCCACTGAAGTCAAGTCTCAAAAGCAAACCATGTTACACTACCGCGCAATTGACCAACAATTGCATACCCACGGTGCCTATCTCAGAGAGGACAAGTCACCCAACATCCACAGAGTGCAAGTGTAGATAAGATGTCCTCAAAGACGGCGCAACTCTCCATCGCCAATGAACACCGTGAccacctaggtacctagccATACATCGACGGCCGACCAACTGAAAGGCCATTGAAACCAcgataggtaggtatcaaACGGATCTCTCAACCAGGTCAGATCTCGCGACCAATTATTTGCTGACTTGCTCACCATGTGGAAATGTATAACTCATATGTGTGTATGTGCTGCATAGGTATCTATCCATAGTATGTACGTACCAACGTGGCCACCCATCAATCTGCCACATACCTCTCTTCCCCAAACcaagatatatatatatatacaagCGAAAAATGCAGCCAGAGCAGAGTAATCAAACCATGCACAAATATTCAAGTCCTTGTTGCCACGCTCCCAAAACTCCATTTATGCGTTGCTGTTGTGCATTCAGAATCAAACACTCAACTCGTGACACCCCTCAGCtcccctcaccaacagctACAGCAGCCGCCGGCCCTGACGCACCCGactgctccctcctcccgcctctccccctcccctccctctatTCTCCCTCGACgggccagcaccaccaccccttttctccccctttccaccttcaccccccaccaccaccacctctcttccctctccctcctcctccccccctagCAttcccctcaccaaccccctagCTTTATCCCcctctcaccctcaccaccaccacccccacctctcctccccccccgtcCCCTCTTATTACCACCCTCCTTTttactccctccccccccaacaccacccaacctcctcccctcctcctccctcatcctcttctcctccgcatccCACCACTCCTGAAACGCCTGCTCCTGCTGAATCTCCTCCAAgctcctcttcgccgccgcctccttcacGCTCTCTTTGACTCTAATCTCTTGCTGCATGATATCCTCCATCGTGAAGCCCGCCATCAAGTCCCTCTCCAGCTTGTGCGCAGGCACAATGTAATTTTTCGAGTGCGGCACCAGGGGCTCTTCCTTCTTTGCAGGAACAGCAGGAGGTTTGGAAGCGCTGGATGAAGGAGTAGAACGCTGACCCGCAAACCTCGTGTCGGGGGAGGCGTTCCTTATTGTCTGTACCGGTTTGACggcgggagggaggagttgtggtgatggctgaaCAGGAGGTTTAGGTCCACCCCGGCCTTTGATAGTAGCCAGCTTCCACGGTGCCGCGGACGCGGACTCATCTTTGGCTCGTTCCCACGCATTCTTCGACTGCTGCTCCGCCTTCgatgccgccatcgccaactGAGCGTCCTTctccgcctgctgctgcctcttcttctccttctggcTCATCTTTCCTTGAGCAGGCCGTGGggcacccccctccttcaccttctgcgccgccaaccccgccgaCAGCGCCGACTTGGGGCTCTCCGACTGGATGATGCCCCTCAGGTCAAGCTTCTCCGTCAACACAGCAGCCGCACCACCCCACGGAGTCCCCGTCTTGACTGGAGTAGTACCACCTACATCCACGGGACGGGTAGCAGCAAGTGTAGGTTTTGCAGCACTAGGCGCGGAATACGGGCTGACCGGAGGCGACGACTGCTCAAGGCTCATCCAGActttcttccccttccccttcaccgaGCTCCCCAGCGGTGCGATCTTGTCCTCCGCGGGTACTTCACCAGTCTTTCGGGGTCGCAGGGAAGGACTGTTGATAGGCGAGgaatcatcctcctcctccccctccatgTCAAACATCATATCCCCCTGCTCCACCTTCGCCTTCAAATCCGGACTAAAAGGCTcattcctccccttcctgaCCCTATCAGGCGTAGGCGTGAACaaactcccctcctccagactCCCAAACTTGGTCCTCCCACTCACAAcacccatcttcctctcctcctccttctgcaCCTTGAACCCCATCTCCCTAACCCTAACCTGCCTCTCCTCAAGTACA
This window encodes:
- the HSE1 gene encoding ESCRT-0 subunit protein hse1 (COG:U; EggNog:ENOG503NU90), which translates into the protein MFRAAAAGPYDEAINKATDENLTSEDWGAIMEVCDRVASDANGSKDAVQSMIKRLAHRNANVQLYTLEVANALSQNCGKNMHRELSSRAFTDALLKLANDRNTHNQVKAKILERMKDWSDMFKSDPDLGIMYDAYYRLKQSNPTLHPPSAPQKNSLTEVDRQKEEEELQMALKLSLQEEERKKGKGVGGGSSAAAGPSGSAGAGQQQQQQGQQQQQQEEAAAPIQPVASGTTAATVSRVRALYDFLPSEPGELEFKKGDVIAVLESVYKDWWRGSLKGKTGIFPLNYVEKLTDPTPDELQREAQMEAEVFAEIKNVEKLLTLLSASNTGPREEDNEEISKLYHQTLAIRPKLIKLIEKYSQKKDDFTQLNEKFIKARRDYEALLESSMSHPPGPTYHQYAMRPQIPGGYPPAGQGYAPGPSGPQDPQRFYTPAPAQQESSQYPPSSPSPNFQRPPQTGTPAPVYFAGAEIPSQPNQAPPQAPQQQAPPQPPQQQQAPQQQQGYPQRPNEQRVPSSGQQPAPIQTSVSPPPQGQYTAYQSPSTGGPGGNPRPQSYGGPQELSTSVYDSPVAAHHNPSGSYASFYSANNNDDPYAAASPSAPSAPSAPGAPPPAVPGGVQTNPYYAAAANAGGQYGGEGYGGAPDSPYTSRPAVPVTTMSPPPLKPSGPAFDARQGLPSRIGEGAAGAGGGAAAGGGGGEGRYKAYVPPSAQVAGGGDDAAGNYYRGAGY
- a CDS encoding hypothetical protein (EggNog:ENOG503PABT), whose protein sequence is MLDPLMGILTRTPQQAVVKYAKPFPFEKLPGFIQFDIFKKVLFKDGQLIHCVSRLDAFHPPSTFPPEEELERRSGLRHFFFWGPEKDCCVNTDGHEPAEVLALLQGSKRFLFLGTHVFYGLNTFAFSSLGEFHRFCQGSGVARVERIQHVEIVWTGNQHLTAPTYRRVAANGEEVGAPMVPFSRRTHALSWLVDMKRLKTLVVHINESQKSCMRRGTEHPAMKRLLGNKTKGQPNYRMNRALRTVQGVDYIYQLRGMERVKWYDLNKAVRSGGGVRHEVEDWSFERDIETVVAMPKVPIRAEGSRLEKLRRLVGRGSFGDDEEDGDRGDGGGGGGNGGGSDGGGGGANASQGQWKPLEKDWELVRDTYNLENGRCSYDELREGGSREYDADVASFALGSSRGGGGRRGGGMARGRRSGSVATHTTTTGYTSNLSTRISNLSSRLSQLHSNSSNLARPPSIAHSRASSPLFVGSSDDDSELVILDSGPMSFNRTTEAADGERLRAMLDDLLPANPSAQGSMQTSHSTAPRRSTTTSSLFVSGYNTPLIKNSSTPTPQAPPRTPSMSALPPGIAQPPSGGLFVTPRPSAPTPPRLAPSTPSIQRESSTPVPIIHPSRSGEQIDLTHDDDASEIVDLTEQNDEDTDDDKDSVISSDSDDDSDNEEEETPEANLLRTPPPSSRKKRGLDDPGGEDEGSPSKRARNE